From Halorussus salinus:
GGCGAGTATGCAAATATCATCGCACAGTTCGCCGACGACCTCGCCAACGGTGAGGCGCCGGTCATCTACGGCGATGGCACCCAGACACGAGATTTCACCCACGTCGATGATATTGTGCGCGGTCTAGAGGCGGCAGCGAATCACCAGCTCACGGGCATCTATAATCTCGGGACGGGCGAGAGCTACAACTTCAATACCGTGGTCGAGATGTTGAATGCCGAACTCAGAACCGATATTGAGCCCGAATACGTCGAGAATCCGATTCCCGAGGATGTGTATGTTCACGACACAATGGCTGACGTGACGAAGATGCGCGAGGCGACAGGGTGGAAGCCCCAGATCAGCTTTGAGGAGGGAATCGAACGCGTGTGTGCTACGTATCGTTAGCCCCGTCTTTCGGCGGTTATGTGAGCATCCCTTTCAGCAATTGTGATTTCTGTACTTGTCACGTACTGCCCGCTGTGAACAGATGGTGGCACACCATCAGTACATTAGTACAGACGCGTTGACTCTGAGTCTGTCGTGGGATAGGCACACCCGGCATTCGCGCACCGTATTTTTGTCGGGTACTCCTCAAGGGCACATCCGCACCACGGACATTGTTTGGTATTCACATGGCCTATCTCGCAACTCTGGTACTTAGTGATTTGGTAGTGTATCGGTTGCGGTTATTTGAGATTCATGTCGTTGTGAGCATCTACTATGGTTATCGGCTTTGTCCATTTGTCTTCTTGGTGGTACACAGGGCTATTCTAGTAGCCCTTTCTACGAATTCTGTCGTGGGCTTTTGTGTTGTTTCTGCTGGAGGTTACTCAGACCTCTTTTTGTCCTTCGTTATTCATAAGGAGCTCCCGGACGACAGAAGTTATGGCCAAAACGTTTATTTACGCGCTAAAATTCTAATCAAAAACGTGTTATTATAGTAAGAGTTTTTAGGGACTGGTTAAGTTGACTTAACAATGGCACGCTATCCACGAACAGTACGCGATGCTGCAGTCAAATGCATCTCCTGTAATGCACCAGTCACACAAACAGTTGATGATCGATACGTCTGTGTAAAATGTGGTAAGTCTCCTCTCAAACAAAGCAGTAAAGCAGCTCCGACGGCCACCGCGAGTGACGACTAACCTAAGAGAAACTAGCACACATGGCAACAAAAGGCAAGCAACCATCGATAGACCAAACTTCATCCGAACGAGGGACCCAGCAGCGCCCTACCCCAACAGGTGGCCTTCTCGTCGATCAAGACAGCGATGTCGAGCCTGCATTGAGCGTAGTGATGCCCACGCTCAACGAAGAAGAGGGCATCGCGGAGTGTATCAAGCGAATCCAGAACGGTATCGAAGAATTTGGGATTACCACCGAAATCATTATTAGTGACAGTTCGACTGATCGCACCCCTGAAATTGCTCGGGAGATGGGTGCCATTGTCGTTGAACCTGATGCCCCCGGTTACGGCTATGCCTACCGATATGCGTTTGAACGGGCTCGCGGCGACTTAATTGCTATCGGTGATGCCGACACCACGTATGACTTTGAGGACCTCCCCCGATTGCTCGACCCAGTTGTCCGGGGCGACGCCGACATGGTGATGGGAAGCCGTCTTGAGGGTGAGATCAAGCCCGGCGCGATGCCGAAGCTCCATCAATACATCGGGAATCCATTGCTAACCAAATTCCTAAACGCCTTCTACGGAGCGGGCGTCTCGGACGCCCACAGCGGCTTTCGGGTCTTCAGCCAAGAAGCGTGGGAAACGCTGGAGTGTACGACAACTGGCATGGAGTTTGCCAGTGAGATGATTATGGAGGCCGGCGCCAAGGATCTCACTATCAAGGAAGTCCCAATTACCTACCATGAGCGAGAGGGTGAAGCCACGCTTGAGAGCTTTCGTGATGGTTGGCGCCACGTCCGATTTATGCTTGAAAACGCGCCGGGGTATCTCTTCTCCGTTCCCGCAGTAGCAATGTTCGCGGTTGGACTCCTTACAATGACTCTTTCAATATCTGGGGTTAGCGTGAGCGGTGTCACGTTCGGGAGTTACACGATGATTGCCGGCAGTCTCTTTACAATCGCCAGCTATCAACTTGGCAGTCTCTCGCTCTTCAGCGCAGTTGCAGCAGACCCAATCCAGAAACCGCAGGATCCTTTCACCACATGGGTACTCAACAATTTCAAACTTGAGCACGGTGCGATGCTTGGAGTTGGTACCTTTGGTGCAGGAATGCTCTATACGGGGTACTTCGCCTACAACTGGGTGATCAGTGGCTTTACACAACTCCCCGTCATTGCTACCAATCTCGTCGCGTTCACAGCTCTCGTACTCGGGATACAAACCATCTTCTACTCGTTCTTCCTGAGTATCATCGCCAGCAATAAAGAGTGATGTCCTCCATGCTGAAATGCATGGATCTCTGATACCGCTACTTGTGCGGTACATCTTAATGCAGGAGGTTAGAAGCCACTGGTTTGTGACAAAGTGGCTAACTCTGCCACATAGCCTTCTGCGTAGATTGACATCAGATTTCACGCGAGATTCCTGGAATTGCGTGGGTCCGCACATTACAGTTGAGTGGTAGCGAACTCATTATCTGTCACCAAGCGGTTTTCGGGCGTTTATGGAGCCGTTTAGTCTGACCTCGCCTACTAGCGAAAAATATAAATATTATTTAGGAAGAGTTTGAAGCCAAGATTGATTCAGTCGTTACCATGTCCGGGACCTCCTATAGAGACGAAGCGCGTAACGAACTAGCTTGATTTCACTCGTCAGCGATTTCTATCTAGCAGCGACGTTATACATCTCTCAGATTTCCGTAGCAGTGAGTTCTTCGTTGTATGCGAGTCGCCCACGGAATGTCTCGAATGAATCTACAGCGAATCGTCTTTGAGATCCTCTAGTTCTGTCTTGAGTTGTTCCAATTCTGCTGAACGGGATTCCCGGCTATGCACCTAAACGAAAACCAAGGTTCATTGAAGAGCAACTGGGTAGGGTTGAGTTCGTCTCTTTTCTTCACGTCAGTAAGCGTCTTGCGGACAGGGTTGTAGTCTTCCAGTCGCTGGACGCTGATCAAGTTTCTAAGCGCCTTTAACGTGGACTCACGATTTAGTTCACTCAAGTACAAATCGCGAGATAGCAGTCCATCAACAATGTGTTACACAAGAGCGATACAAACAGTGCCAGTAAGAGACCGACTACGTGCATCGGTTATCCCGAACAAATTTATGCGATAGAGAGCATGTCCCGAGTATGGACCGTTCGGGCGAACTAACAATCTCCAAAGATACCATCGCCGAACTCAACGAGAGAGCGGCTAAGTCGAACTTCGAGAACACAGATTCGTACGCAGAATATCTGTTGTCGGAGGTGTTACATCATCTCGATGAGCCGGGCGATGCACCGGATAAAGCAGAAGTCGAAGACCGGTTACAATCACTGGGTTATGTCGAATAACGTCTTACTCGTAACCGCAGACAGCCTCCGTGCCGACTATTGTGGCTTTCTGGGAGGTCCGGAGACGACACCATACCTCTCCAAGTTAGCAGATAATAGTGCGGTTTATGAGTCTGCCATCTCTCCAGGGCCGCGAACGCCGTCCTCAATTGCGTTAACACATACTGGTGAACGGTTCCGAAACGTCGATGCCGATACAAATGAGGGCCGGCTAAAACGGATTGCAGACCACATTCGCCGGTTCGAGACAATCCCCGAGCGTCTTGCAGCGCAGGGATACTCAACAGGTGCTGTAACTGCAAATCCGTGGACGGTAGGTTTTGATGAGCCATTTGATGAATTCGTCGCAATCGGCGAAGGATACGAAAGCGAATCGGATTCCACTGAACGGAGTATTATCGATAAAGGTCTTGACTATGTGGAGCAGTGGCGAAAGGGAACAGATTGGTTCGCCCAATGCACCAGTTTTGATGACGAAGTCCACCGTCTAATTCAGGAACTTCCCGAACCGTGGTTCATATGGGTTTTCCTGATGGACACACACAGTCCGTACATCGTCCCCCGCCAGCATCTTGTTGAATCGAATGTGGCAACGATGTACTATAGTGCGCTCCGATACAACGCGAGCGTCATGCGGGGACAGGATGTAAGTTCGCTTCCGTCCCATCTGGATCGATACCTGAAGCGGGCGTATCGAGATGCAATCCGCTTAGTGGACACATTCGTTGAGCAAGTCCATCAAGAGGTTCCCAGTAATACAGCACTAATCTTTCATTCCGACCACGGCGAAGCATTCGGCGAACACGGCACCTACGGGCATCAAGAGGTCCTCTATGAGGAGAACATTCACGTTCCGCTACTCGTTCACGATGGAACAACGAGTGGGCAGTTCCAGCGTCCAGCATCGACACTCGAAATCCCCTCAATTGTCGAGCAGACTGCAAAAGAGAACTTCGATGGCGAGAATGTAACCAATGATATCGCGTTTGCTCAGACCGGTGATGGGAGTATGCGTGCAGCTCGGACTCCATCTCACTGGTTCGTCTCAGATGGCGAGCAGGTACTCTGTCAGGATACACGCAACCGCTCCGATTACGGTGTTGTCCAAGACGAGGAGGTAGCCACAGCGGTTGCCAATCTCTTTGAAGCCGAGTTTGCACCAGACGCAGAGAAATCCCAAGTTATCTCGGCTATTGAAGATGCATCCTTTTCGAGTATCAGGTAAGCGAACAGGTATCGTTCAATTCGCGCGAGGGACTTAGCGTCTCACGGTTCTGAGGTTTTCGAGGTTGTAAACTGTAACTCCGATCGCGTTCTAGCTCGTGCTTTCGTTCGTGCTTGGCGTTGGAGTCGTTTCTACGTTGGATTTGTCATCTGGGGTTGTCTTGCAACAGAGTCATCGGCGAGCGGTCGACATAGAATACCACAATACTACCAAGCATTATTGCCAGACCAATCATCCCTGGAGAGGCAACCGTGAGTATGGGAGTGACAATATCCATTATAATTCCCTCAATCCCGAACGGCAGGCCAATGAGGCCGAGCACGTTTGCGATTTCTTCCGGGCCAACAGAGAAGCTTGCGACCACTAGCCCAGTACAGAGTGAGACTCGCAGTTGGGGGTCTGTGTAAATTGTCGTGAGTAGAGGGAAATAAGTCAACAGAAGATAGTTTGGGTACGAGGGCGTGGAGAGGATGATTCCAATAGTAGTTACTAAGAATGCGACGATGGCGGGTTTCGTTGGGTCATCCTTGAAGTAGGCAAAAGCGATAATCGCAAGCCCCCCAAATAACGGCACAAGGAAAAACATAATTCCGGGAGCATCAGGAAATAAATGCGAGAGAGCTCGGTTCGGTGTGACGAGTGGGATATTCGGATTCAGACCTCCGTGATACCAATGAAGACGACTCCGTTCGCTCGCGATGTACTCAACGTAGGAGGCGTGCATCTCGACTCCGAAAGCCAAGAAACTGAGAGCGACAGCGACAAGTCCAGAGGCGATGGCAACTCCGACTGCTTTATACGTCCTCTTTTTAAGAAACCAGAGACCGAAGAGGGCAGGAAATATTTTCAACACAGCTGGGAAAGCGAACGCCAACCCACTTGCAACCTCGTCACCCTGGTTGAGAAAGATGTAGCCGATGCAGAGCATGAGCGCTATCCAATAGGTCACCTGTCCATGGGCGTACGTCATCACGGCGTGCGGGCCGACGAGAAACGCCCCTGTTATTAGTACTTCATCAACCCGGTTAAGGTCAGTACCCTGTGAGCGGATATATTTGATCGTCAGAATGGCCGTAATTGTCGCGAATATCACGTTGAAAATGATGTGCGTAGCGAGGGCGAGTTCCCAGTTCGGTAGCAGGGTAAAGGGATAAAAAAGGAAGACAGTAATCGGCGGGTAGACGTAATGCATGTTGAAGTCGGTTTCAGGGACTGCATAAGGTTTGATGAAGGGATCGCCGGCTTGCGCTTGTTTGGCAGCGAAGTAGTACCGTTGGAAGTCAGCTGCCTCAATGTTCGAGATGAGAACGAAATAGAGGAGAATTGCGATTCCTGCACAGATGGATACTGCCAATGCGAGACGTGGGATAGTTCTCTTATCCATTATTAGCACTTTCGCGTTAGAACAGAATATGAATGTTCCTATCCTGTCGTTCTGGGATTTGCAGTCCCCGCTAGAATCTGTGGAAATTTATTCATATATCTAGAATATAAATATCTTTACTATTCCGTCTCCTATCTGCCTTTTTAGTTTCAAGAATAGCAATGGTGATCGAAGGCCGCAACCGTCAGCTAGTGTCCTCAGTTTGAGTCGGCTGCAGAGTAGTTCCCGTAATCTACTTTTCGGCAATTCTTTCGCACATTCTACATGGCTGTTTGTTCCGTCTTTTTGCTTCTTCGACTGTAACGCATTCAAACTCCGCTGTTTTAGAGCTAGCATTGCATAGTGGTTTCCCCTCATTTGTCGGTATGTGATAGGAGTATCCCCCGTTTGCAGCTCCATTTTTCGTTGTTAGAACCTCCACTACGTCTGAACGGGTATCCGAGGCAGCTCGCTTTTCGCGCTCATCCCGCGAAGGACGGTGTTTTGACATACTCTGTGAATCAAATTTGGGGATAATATAGATTTTGCTTCGATAGCGTAACCTACTTAGAGCCTCTCAATACTGAACCTACTAGGAGTTGACGTGGACTCAAACGCTGTTTCTCCACTTGATGTGTCAGACTCGTACCGAAAGAGCTTTTCCGAAAGAAATCTCGGATATGAGTATGCGATTGCTCGGTTATTACCTACTCCTTGCAGGGGTGTCTATTCTCGCTGGCGTCAGTTCTCTCCCCCTCTACCCAACCTTTGGTCTGTTAATTCTAAGCGCCGCAATTCCAGCCATCCTTGTCGGGCTCTACTCTCCTCCCCAATCTATGAGAGGATCTGCGAATCTCGTATTCGGTCTGGTGGTATTCTCCATGTCCCATCGGATCGGGATGACCCTACGACCCGCAAGCATGGTCGGGTACGACCCGGACAAGTATGCTGTATTCTCCAATCTTATTGTTGAGTCGGGGTCAATACCTGACTTGGGTTTTTACGGATTCGCTTCTCTGTTCCATCTCCTACCCGCAATGCTGTCCGTACTATTCGACATTCCCCCGCGCCTGTCCTACCTCATTTATGCTATAATATTCGGGGCTACACCACCGATCATGAGCTGGATTATCGCTCGCCGACTCACGACACGTGGTGGAGCGGCTATCGGGGCTGGTCTCGGAAGTGCGCTTCCGAGTTTTGTCCACTTTTCCATCTGGCCGATCTCGCAGGCTCTCGGCACCGTCTTTTTTGTGTTCGCGTTGTACTCTTTTGGTCGCGCTATTAATGTTCAGAACGATCAAAATCGGTGGGTTATCTTGATGCTTATGTATACACTTGCGGGAGGATTAGCTCACAAGCTCCCTGTGCTAATGCTTGCATTGGTAATGGTGTTCGCCAAGGCGATCGTCTATATCACCCAAAACAAGGGATTCAGCAATGCAACGTAAAGTTCCAACAGTTCTGACTCTTCTCGTGATTGTCTGGGGGCTTGTGGAGTATGTTTTATTCACCAGATTTGCAGTCTCGGTAGTGCGGCTATTCGGCGGCCTATTAGATATTTTCGCGGTGGGGGCAGAGTCGCTTCCAGAACCACAAGCCGCTCGCGCGACGTCTGCGGGGTGGCTCGAAGTATTCGGCCATTTTTCACATGCGCTGATTCTGCTCCCAATTGTGTTTGTTCTCTGGGTCTATGCAATCCAGCGCTGGCAATTGACCGGGATGCGTCTTGCAGTCCTGTCCGGTCTTGGGGCAATATTAGGTGTCGTCGGAGTGAGCTTTCCTGGGTTCTTTTCGTCTGTCGCCCCACAACCGTCGCGGTTCTATCTGTTCGCAACTATCCCGATTGCCGCCTTCTTAGGCGGATGTTCGGTGCTCGGTCACAAGAGCGATAACTGGCGGCGGGGAGTTACTGCCGGACTTGTAGTGGTTCTGCTCTTTCAGTCGATGGCGTTCTCTGCATCCATTTCCCCGCCGGGAGAGCCGCGGTATTTCCTAACTGGCGAGGAGGTGGCCGGCAAACACTTTGCATCAGAACATCTGGAGTCGCCTGTATACACGGACCAATACTATGCACGAGAGGTGGTTTTCCCACAGAGTGTCAAATCGACTACTCATCCTGCAGTTCATCTTGGCGGGGACATTGCAATCCCGCCATTTAAGCAAACCGCAGGGCATCTCTTCAATGGAACGCTCTCTGAGTTAGAGACGGTTGCACTGCGGACGGACGAGTCTGTGTTCCGACCGAGTGCGGGAACCGTAGGAGGTGGGTATCAGGAATTGACGTATGATCCTGAGGTATACCTTGATGAGACGCACAGTAAAGTCTACTCAAACGGCGGGGTGAACGTGTACACGAACGAATCTGATTCTGGATGAGGGTGTTCAATTAGCGCGAAGTACTTATTTCCTCCCCGTTCTGGTAGGTCTCTATGTAAATTATGAGCGTCTAATCAGGTACGTGATTTCGTTACGCCAGACGTCTCGATAGCCGACATTCAGTCAATGATTGACTCGCTGAGGGATTGGTGTCGGAAATTGTGTTTCTCGGCGAGTTCTCACATGATTCGGCGCTTACTCTGCGGCCGGGCGAATACTGGTATGAAATGGTTCACGGGTGAAGGTTAATGGACGTGGATAGCTACGTTTTTGACTCTTGATAACGGTGTCTCGGATTATGTTAGCTCAATGGGCGTCTCGTTCGGTAAAGCGAGTGCGTGAAGACGGATTACACGGGGCGAAACAATCACTACGCTATCCGTACATCTATGCACTCCAATCATTAGGGGCTATTCATAAATCAGGGGATAATATATACTCACGTGAGTGGGATCTCTTGATTATTCTTGATGCTTGCCGAGCTGACTTGTTACAGTCCGTTTCGGACCAATATGACTTTCTCGGCAGCGGTGAGACAATGTGGTCGAAAGGCGCAGTAACAAAAGAATGGATGCAGGAAACGTTTGTTGGCTCGTACGCTAGCGAGATGAATAAGACAGCATATATTTGTGGTAATCCTCACTCAGACTCTGAGCTTGACAGTTCTAATTTCGAGTTACTTGATGAGACTTGGCGTGAAGCTTGGGAGTCGACGATTCCCCCTCGTGCAGTTACTGATAGGGCAGTAGAGATAGCGCGAACAAGTAGACCTGAGAAGATGATTGTTCACTATATGCAACCTCACTGTCCGTTTATCTCGTGGGGTGACAAGGCCCAGGTTAAGTCCGCGGACAATTTTGGGGAACAAGATACAAAGGATGTTTGGCAGCGACTTCGAGACGGCGAAGTGAATAAAGCAGAAGTCTGGCAGGGGTACCGAGAGAACCTACAAATCGCGTTAGACGAGGTGGAAACGCTGTTGGCGAGTATTGATGCGGACACGGCAGTTATCACGTCTGACCACGGGAATGCTTTGGGGGAGTGGGGTGTGTACGGCCATAAACCACGTCTTCCATTGGCGTGTTTGCGTGAGGTACCGTGGGAAGTGACGAGTGCTGTTGACACGGGTGCTTACGAACCAACGTATGTGTTTGAGGATTCCGACGTTAGCAAACAAGAGCAGCTTGAGGCACTTGGCTATCTGTGACAATGCAGCCACGCGCACCTCGCGCGAAGTGCTTATTTTCTCCCCATTCTGGTAGGTCGCTGTACAATTCTGTTCATCGGCGAGTTCTCACAGGATTCGGCGCTTATTCTGCGGATGAGCGTGACATATGACGGCTATGCTATCATATTGACGGTAGAGGCGAATGCGTTCGAGACCGCGCAGGTACGCGAATTTCTGATGTGTTTTCAGTAGGAGCAGATAATTCTGGGATACGGATAGTGATTAATAACTGAGGTGATTGGCCGTCCGTTGATTAAAAGTAGTGAGTGGGCTAGGTATGGGTGTGAGGGGCTTGGAGTAGTTAACATGTCTTCAGGCACTAAATACGTGTACCGGGGCGGCAAGTAGGTCTAATTACTGGTATCAATTCACGCAAGTTGTCGTACCTGGTCTCCATCTGTTGCAGTACCCCCAAAACAAACCCACGAAGTTTTGCCCTCCTGGTTCTTACTCAATTTACTGAGTTTCGGCCCCGGCTTGAGAATAAGATAGTGAAAGTAGCATCCTTGCTAATTAAACTACTGTTTGAAACTCACCATTCTGTGGAGCTATCTACCGCATCTTGGCAGTTGTGAATAGTTAGTACTATAAACACGCCCTCTTATTTTGATTTACTAGGAATGGAGAGTCCCAACATCATTTTGCTCGTTATGGATACTGCTCGAGCAAAAACCGTGGTGCCCGCTCTTAAGAAGGAAACTTTACCACACTTATCTAAATTTGCTCGTGATTCGGTCTTATTCAACAATGCCAGTACCGTTGCCCCCTGGACACTTCCCTCCCATGCATCGATATTTTCAGGCCAGTACACCAGTTCCCATCAGACCGACGCTAACACACCGGATTTTCAACCGGATTCCTCTTCCTTAGCAGGAAAGTTATCGAAAAATGGATATTCAACTGCTGGAATATCTGCAAATCCATGGGTGAGTCCAGAGTTTAACTTTGACCAAGGGTTTGACCAGTTTTCAATGAAATGGGATGAAGGTTGGGAAAGCTTTGACGTTACTGCCGCTGTGAATGCTGAGTCTACAATTGAGGGCCTACTAAAATCAATCAAACAAACACCTATCCAACAACTACCGGCCTTAATGAAGAGTCTTTGGCATAAGAGATTTCATGATTCTATGTCCGATAACGGGGCTAAAGAAATCACGACACGAGCAAAGAGATGGATTAAACAACAGAAGCAAGAAAGCGAGCCTTTTTTCCTTTTCCTCAATTATCTTGAACCGCATCTCCCATACGAGCCTCCTTCAGCCTTCATTGAGGAATTCCTTTCTGAAGAAGAATTAGCTACTGCCGATGAGATTGACCAGGATCCGTGGAAGTTTATTGTTGGAAGAGTCGAACACGATACAAATGAATTTGACCTATTACGGAAGCTCTACCTTATTGAAATATTGTACTTGGATGCACAGATTGGAGAGCTATTTGATTTCCTAAAGTCTGAAGGAGTATATGAGGACACCGCGATATTTATAATTGGCGATCATGGCGAAAACATTGGAGAACATGATTTGATGGATCATCAGTATTGCCTATATGAGACGTTAGTGAATGTCCCATTACTAGCTAAACATCCTGAGCTGGAAACAGGAACGGTTGACGAACGGTTAATTGAGTCGCGCGACCTCTATCCTACAATTTTACAACTAGCTGGCATACCAATGAACAATTTACCATCCCCGGTCTCTCAAGAGCCTATTACTACCTCCTCCCGAGATTACGCTATCTCAGAATACCTAACGCCACAACCTGATGTAGATACACTTGCAAAGAAAGTCAATGCGGACTTATCACCATCTCGATTTGACCGTGCTCTCCGGTCTATACGTACCAAGGAGTGGAAACTAATTGAATCTTCAGACGGATCCCACGAACTTTATAACGTATCCATTGATGTAGAAGAACAGAATGACCTTTATGATGATGAGCCAGATATTGCAGAAAAGCTACGTAGCAGGTTGTCAGAGTCTATCGGTCCCTTAACTATGTCAGAAGCATCCCGTCAAGATATTAGCAAAAATAGTAAGCAAAGACTTGAAGAACTCGGTTATCTCCAATAATGGGATACGGCTATTAAATCACATGGCATTTGAACGGTCAACGGTTTTGCTTGCAGCAAGTAAAGCATTAAGCGCAATAATAACCTTTGTTGGAATTGCCTTTTTTACGCGAGAGCTTGGATCTGATGGAATAGGGCAGTTTTTCTTATTCCAGTCAGTATTGACATTTATTGTTTTTTGGTCGAATCTGAGCATCCAGAATGCAGCAGAGAAGCGAATTAGCGAGGGTAAACCCAAGGGTGAAGTTATATCCTCAGCTTTAGTTCTAAAATTATTTGC
This genomic window contains:
- a CDS encoding glycosyltransferase family 2 protein; this translates as MATKGKQPSIDQTSSERGTQQRPTPTGGLLVDQDSDVEPALSVVMPTLNEEEGIAECIKRIQNGIEEFGITTEIIISDSSTDRTPEIAREMGAIVVEPDAPGYGYAYRYAFERARGDLIAIGDADTTYDFEDLPRLLDPVVRGDADMVMGSRLEGEIKPGAMPKLHQYIGNPLLTKFLNAFYGAGVSDAHSGFRVFSQEAWETLECTTTGMEFASEMIMEAGAKDLTIKEVPITYHEREGEATLESFRDGWRHVRFMLENAPGYLFSVPAVAMFAVGLLTMTLSISGVSVSGVTFGSYTMIAGSLFTIASYQLGSLSLFSAVAADPIQKPQDPFTTWVLNNFKLEHGAMLGVGTFGAGMLYTGYFAYNWVISGFTQLPVIATNLVAFTALVLGIQTIFYSFFLSIIASNKE
- a CDS encoding sulfatase-like hydrolase/transferase, which produces MSRAMHRIKQKSKTGYNHWVMSNNVLLVTADSLRADYCGFLGGPETTPYLSKLADNSAVYESAISPGPRTPSSIALTHTGERFRNVDADTNEGRLKRIADHIRRFETIPERLAAQGYSTGAVTANPWTVGFDEPFDEFVAIGEGYESESDSTERSIIDKGLDYVEQWRKGTDWFAQCTSFDDEVHRLIQELPEPWFIWVFLMDTHSPYIVPRQHLVESNVATMYYSALRYNASVMRGQDVSSLPSHLDRYLKRAYRDAIRLVDTFVEQVHQEVPSNTALIFHSDHGEAFGEHGTYGHQEVLYEENIHVPLLVHDGTTSGQFQRPASTLEIPSIVEQTAKENFDGENVTNDIAFAQTGDGSMRAARTPSHWFVSDGEQVLCQDTRNRSDYGVVQDEEVATAVANLFEAEFAPDAEKSQVISAIEDASFSSIR
- a CDS encoding glycosyltransferase family 87 protein, yielding MDKRTIPRLALAVSICAGIAILLYFVLISNIEAADFQRYYFAAKQAQAGDPFIKPYAVPETDFNMHYVYPPITVFLFYPFTLLPNWELALATHIIFNVIFATITAILTIKYIRSQGTDLNRVDEVLITGAFLVGPHAVMTYAHGQVTYWIALMLCIGYIFLNQGDEVASGLAFAFPAVLKIFPALFGLWFLKKRTYKAVGVAIASGLVAVALSFLAFGVEMHASYVEYIASERSRLHWYHGGLNPNIPLVTPNRALSHLFPDAPGIMFFLVPLFGGLAIIAFAYFKDDPTKPAIVAFLVTTIGIILSTPSYPNYLLLTYFPLLTTIYTDPQLRVSLCTGLVVASFSVGPEEIANVLGLIGLPFGIEGIIMDIVTPILTVASPGMIGLAIMLGSIVVFYVDRSPMTLLQDNPR
- a CDS encoding alkaline phosphatase family protein, translating into MLAQWASRSVKRVREDGLHGAKQSLRYPYIYALQSLGAIHKSGDNIYSREWDLLIILDACRADLLQSVSDQYDFLGSGETMWSKGAVTKEWMQETFVGSYASEMNKTAYICGNPHSDSELDSSNFELLDETWREAWESTIPPRAVTDRAVEIARTSRPEKMIVHYMQPHCPFISWGDKAQVKSADNFGEQDTKDVWQRLRDGEVNKAEVWQGYRENLQIALDEVETLLASIDADTAVITSDHGNALGEWGVYGHKPRLPLACLREVPWEVTSAVDTGAYEPTYVFEDSDVSKQEQLEALGYL
- a CDS encoding sulfatase, with amino-acid sequence MESPNIILLVMDTARAKTVVPALKKETLPHLSKFARDSVLFNNASTVAPWTLPSHASIFSGQYTSSHQTDANTPDFQPDSSSLAGKLSKNGYSTAGISANPWVSPEFNFDQGFDQFSMKWDEGWESFDVTAAVNAESTIEGLLKSIKQTPIQQLPALMKSLWHKRFHDSMSDNGAKEITTRAKRWIKQQKQESEPFFLFLNYLEPHLPYEPPSAFIEEFLSEEELATADEIDQDPWKFIVGRVEHDTNEFDLLRKLYLIEILYLDAQIGELFDFLKSEGVYEDTAIFIIGDHGENIGEHDLMDHQYCLYETLVNVPLLAKHPELETGTVDERLIESRDLYPTILQLAGIPMNNLPSPVSQEPITTSSRDYAISEYLTPQPDVDTLAKKVNADLSPSRFDRALRSIRTKEWKLIESSDGSHELYNVSIDVEEQNDLYDDEPDIAEKLRSRLSESIGPLTMSEASRQDISKNSKQRLEELGYLQ